TCTTCGCGACGGCGAGGGCGTCCTTCTCATTATCCACGATTCCTTCGCTGCCGGGAATGACAGGAACCTTGGCTTTGACCGCCATTTCGCGGGCCCGTGCTTTGTCGCCGAAGTTAACGATGGCGTCCGAGCTGGGGCCGATAAATTTGATTTTGCAGTTTTCACATTGCTCGGCGAAGTCGGCATTTTCCGCCAGGAAACCGTATCCCGGGTGGATCGCATCCACATTTGCAATTTCGGCTGCGGCGATGATGCGGTCCGCTTTCAGGTAGCTCAGATGGCTCGGGGGCGGGCCGATGCAGATCGCCTCGTCAGCGAGCTGCACGTGGAGCGACTGCTCATCCGCCTCGGAGTAGACACAAAGCGTCTTGATTCCCAGTTCGTTACAGGCCCGGACGATGCGCAGCGCAATCTCGCCCCGGTTTGCGATAAGGACTTTTTTTATCATCCAGAGCGTTAAGCAGTTTTCACTTTGAAGAGTGGCTGGCCGTATTCGACTGCCTCGCCATTCTCAACGAGCACTTCAGTAATGGTTCCGCTAAGTTCGGCCTGAATCTCATTCATGACCTTCATCGCTTCGATGATACAGACGACGCTTTCGGAGCCAACCTTTTTGCCGACATCCGTAAAGGTCGGGCTGTCCGGTGACGGGGCGCGGTAGAAAGTACCGACCATCGGTGACTTGATCACGGAAATGCCGGCCTCTTCAGCAGGTTTTGCGGCTTCTTCGGCAGGTGCTGCCGCGGCAGCAGGTTGCTGTGCTGCCGCCGGTTGGGCAACAGGAGCGGGCGCTTGTATGATCTGCGGCGCGTCGCCGTTGTCACGGCTCAGCCTCAGCTTGAAGCCCTCTTCTTCAAATTCGAACTCCGAGAGTTCCGAGCGTTTCATTAAATCGACGACTTGTTTGATCAGTTTTATATCCAAGGTGTTTCCTTTGTTGGGTCGTTGGTAGTTCTGATTAATTAGAATGTAAATGTGTTGGATTAGCTCCGTATTTGGCGATCATGAAAGGCAAGCTTTTCGTCTTGTGCAACGACTTTGTTACACCGATAGGCTTTGTTTCAAGGTAGGGCGCAAACTTGACTCAAAACATTAGCTGGCTTAGCTCAATCTATTATTCACCTCTTATTTCCGTAGATTCCACCCCCCCCCCCTGTGAAGCGTTTCGTTCTAGTATGCATGGCCCTCGGCCTGATCCTCGTCATGTCGACCGGCCTGGTCTTCGCTTTTTTTGTGCCCGAAGTTGAGCCGACGATTGACCGCTCACTCGAGGAACTGCTTCCGGAGCATATTGCAGGCTGGCATTCCACCAACGTGCCACTCTCCCAAACGCCGGAGGGGGAGGAGCGGGTTCTGGATGTGCTCGACCTGGACGATGTTTTTTGCCGTCAGTACACCAAAGGGGATACTGAAATTATGGTCTACGTGGCCTACTGGTTTCCGGGCAGTGAGCCTTACAGTTCGGTAGCCATTCACAATCCGGACAGTTGCTGGGTGATTGCCGGTTGGGACGTGCTGGAGCGCGAAAGCAATCGAAGTGTCAAGATGTCCGGCTATCCCCTCAAAGAGCACGAGTGGGGCGTCTACGAGAAGGATAACAACGAAGTGTATGTGCTTTTCTGGCATCTGCTCGGAGGCGAGCCGAACAAGCATATCAAAAACATGATTTGGACCAGTTCCGGCATCGATAGTTTCAAGCGTCAGTTTTACTTCATCTACAACATGTATCAGATGGGCTTCGACCTCGGCCAGGACCAGCTTTTTGTCCGGATCTCTTCGAACAAGCCGTTCGAAGAGGTGGAAGCAAGCGGCGAGCTTGATGATATCCTGTCCGCCCTGGAAGGACTTGGGCTGACCAGGGAAAATGCCCAGTCGAAGCTTAATTGAGCGGCACTTCAGCCATCATCGCTTCACCTTTGCATAAGGATATAATTTGGCTTCGGGATAAGTCGTACATTCTGGTGGCGGATCGACTCGGTGATCTGGCATCCCATGCCGATATGCACGCCGTCCGGCACGCACAGCGGCGCATCATAGCTTCCGTTGTTGAAGCTGGCGCCGGCACCGATGAAGACATTCTTGCCGAGTTCGACATGTCCGGACAGGCAGACCCGGGGGCCGACGTGGGTAAAATCTGAAATTTTGGCATCGTGGCCGACGATGCTGTGTGTGTTCACGATGCAGGCATCCCCCACGACGGCATCCGGGCCGATGTAGGCAAACGCTCCGATGTAGGTGCCCGGTCCGATGGTCGCGGATTCAGAGATGGAGGCTTCCTTTGAGATAATACTGACGAAATTTATCTTAGCAGCATACTGCTCGTAGAAGCGCTTTCGGTGGTCGTTGTTACCTATGGCGGCAATGCAGTCCCAATCGGCGTATTGGTCGGGTTTGAAATCCGCCTCCGCTACGGCAGACAGTCCTTCAATATGGGAGGTGCCGTCGGTCGTGACGATCCCGAAGCGCTCATAGCCCATCACCCGCGCCGCAGCGATGACATCTTTCGCGTGACCGGAACCGCCGAATACGAGTAGTTTTTTCGTCATTACAAAATGCGTGTTACTTCATTTCTCTTTTATAGGCACCGAAGTGCAAGACAGGAGTTTGGATTGCCTGCGGGCACAAAATATGCGTTTACCCAGATGTCAGATAAATCTATCTCAGAAGTTTGCTGATTTCTTATGCCATCCCTAATCAAAAAAGCCGGAAGTATTGATTACTTCGGTGAGCTCACCTGGGCCAATTTTCTCGATTGGTTGATCACCTTTTGTCTGGGTGCTATCATCGTGCTTACGGCGACACAGCTGGGCGGCGTTCGGCCGGAAACTCAGCTTCAGCAGCTGCCGCTCTATGTTCTCCTGATGGCGTTGCACGGACTAAGCCTGGCCGTGTGCCGGCCGGAGTCGCGTAAGCTCAATCCGGTGCCCTTCCTGTTTGTCCCCTTCCTGATCTGGGGCTTCGCCTCGGTCATGTTTTGGACGCCGACGCCATGGCGTGGCAGCTACGAACTGGTTTATTTTTTGACCGCCTTTCTCTTCGGCTGGGTTGCGGTCAACAACGTCCGGACCCGGGCGCACCTCTGGGCGCTCTTGATCATCGCGATGGTCCCGGTCGCAAAGGGGATCTTCGTCGGCTACTATCAGTTTTTTCAGGACTCGACGAAAATGGCGGCGATTGCCATCGGCTACCCGCTTGAAATCAGTGCCCGGTATCGCGGTCAGGCGACCGGTATCTTTGCGGATCCGGGCAGTTTTGCCACGTTCTTACTGATTCTACTTCCCTGCTTCACCATTGCCGCATTCGTTCCCCGGCTGCCGAAAGTCTTGCGGGTTCTCAGTTTCTATGTGGCCCTTATCCTGGTTGTCGGGATCACTCTGACCCAAACCTATTGGGCGGCGGCTGCGGTGGTGGTGATGATGGCTGTCGTACCCTGGTTTTGTTTCGAGGGATTGGGGCGCCGTTACCTGTATTCTTTTATCGGGGTTGCTGCCGCACTGGCAGTCTTTCTCCTGATGTATTCGTTCAACCCGCTCTTTGAGCGAGGCCTGGTCCAGGCGCTGACACCTGAAGGCGAGGGGATTCGCCTCGTGCTTTGGCGGGAGACACTGAGTCAACTGGCTCAAAATCCGATCTTTGGCAGTGGGGCCGGGAGCTTTTCTTTGATGTTGGAGAGCAGCCCAGATCTCTCCCTTGCAGAATTGCCGGTGACGCCACACAACGATTTCCTGCTGGTTCTCAGCGCGTATGGATTCATCGGTGCGGGGCTTTTGTTCATCCCCCTGGGCGTTGTCTTTTTGAGATCTTTACGGCAGTGGTCGAAAGAGCCATTCAAGTTGAAATCCCGAAGCCGTGACGTCATGTCTTCGCAGAAGTTCTTTCTTTCTCTGGCGATTAGTGCCGGTATCGCTATTATTTTGAGCGGAGCACTTCACTTCCTGATTTATATCCCTGCCCTCTTGCTCTATGCCACCTTGATGGGTGCGGTCCTGGTCAAGTCCAGCTATCGCCGGACCCTCCCGCTGCCGAAATTTCGATCGTTCGGCATGCTTTACTTTCTCATTGGGACCACGGTCGCTGCGGTCTTTTGGTCGCATGCATCGCTGCTTCTTGAGTCGCAGGGACAGGAACTACAGGCCAGACAGCGCCTGGAAAACTTGGTGGAGCGGGGCATTGGCGTGTCGGGCAAGTTTGAACTGCTTGATCAGGTGATCGAAACTTACGAGGATGCGCTCATTGCAAACCCTGAAAATGCGGATGCCTGGGCCGGCCTCAGTATGGCGATCTGTCAGTTGCATTACCGTGACCCCTCAAAGTTTGCCACAACGGGCGCACGTGCTGTCAAGGCCGCGTCCAGGGCCTACGAGATTTGCCCGGAGTATTGGCTGGCTTCCTCCCAACTGGGTGTGGCACTTGCGCTATCCGGCAAAATTGAAGAAGCCGGCACCGCATTGAAGCGTGCGGTTGAGCTCGCCCCCAATTCGAGTAACGCACATTACTATTACGCGGCATTTCTGGGCAGCGATGCTTCGATGCGCGAAGAAGCGGTCGAGCAGGTTCGCCGCGCGCTTGAAATCGATCCGAACAATGCCGCTGCCCGGCGCCTGGAGCAGAAACTGTTAATTCTTTGATCCATGAGAACCTTTCCGAAATTTGTCATTCTATTGCTCGTGTTCGGCGTCCGGCCTGTTGCGGCCGAAGCGTGGGTGCGTGGCTCGGCCATGGTGGTCGAGGCCTCGGGCGAGGTTCAGTTGACGGATACCGCCGCGGGTAAGACTTACCAGGATTTCGGGCAGGCGACCTATTTTTCCGGGATGTTTTCCAGTCAGGCGCAGGCGGATGGGTCGATTCTCATTCATACCTCAAACGCTATGACGCTCGGTTTTCGTGGGGGAGGTTATTTTTCTGTC
The Coraliomargarita sinensis DNA segment above includes these coding regions:
- a CDS encoding acetyltransferase; protein product: MTKKLLVFGGSGHAKDVIAAARVMGYERFGIVTTDGTSHIEGLSAVAEADFKPDQYADWDCIAAIGNNDHRKRFYEQYAAKINFVSIISKEASISESATIGPGTYIGAFAYIGPDAVVGDACIVNTHSIVGHDAKISDFTHVGPRVCLSGHVELGKNVFIGAGASFNNGSYDAPLCVPDGVHIGMGCQITESIRHQNVRLIPKPNYILMQR
- a CDS encoding exosortase-associated EpsI family protein is translated as MALGLILVMSTGLVFAFFVPEVEPTIDRSLEELLPEHIAGWHSTNVPLSQTPEGEERVLDVLDLDDVFCRQYTKGDTEIMVYVAYWFPGSEPYSSVAIHNPDSCWVIAGWDVLERESNRSVKMSGYPLKEHEWGVYEKDNNEVYVLFWHLLGGEPNKHIKNMIWTSSGIDSFKRQFYFIYNMYQMGFDLGQDQLFVRISSNKPFEEVEASGELDDILSALEGLGLTRENAQSKLN
- a CDS encoding O-antigen ligase family protein, with the protein product MPSLIKKAGSIDYFGELTWANFLDWLITFCLGAIIVLTATQLGGVRPETQLQQLPLYVLLMALHGLSLAVCRPESRKLNPVPFLFVPFLIWGFASVMFWTPTPWRGSYELVYFLTAFLFGWVAVNNVRTRAHLWALLIIAMVPVAKGIFVGYYQFFQDSTKMAAIAIGYPLEISARYRGQATGIFADPGSFATFLLILLPCFTIAAFVPRLPKVLRVLSFYVALILVVGITLTQTYWAAAAVVVMMAVVPWFCFEGLGRRYLYSFIGVAAALAVFLLMYSFNPLFERGLVQALTPEGEGIRLVLWRETLSQLAQNPIFGSGAGSFSLMLESSPDLSLAELPVTPHNDFLLVLSAYGFIGAGLLFIPLGVVFLRSLRQWSKEPFKLKSRSRDVMSSQKFFLSLAISAGIAIILSGALHFLIYIPALLLYATLMGAVLVKSSYRRTLPLPKFRSFGMLYFLIGTTVAAVFWSHASLLLESQGQELQARQRLENLVERGIGVSGKFELLDQVIETYEDALIANPENADAWAGLSMAICQLHYRDPSKFATTGARAVKAASRAYEICPEYWLASSQLGVALALSGKIEEAGTALKRAVELAPNSSNAHYYYAAFLGSDASMREEAVEQVRRALEIDPNNAAARRLEQKLLIL
- the accB gene encoding acetyl-CoA carboxylase biotin carboxyl carrier protein encodes the protein MDIKLIKQVVDLMKRSELSEFEFEEEGFKLRLSRDNGDAPQIIQAPAPVAQPAAAQQPAAAAAPAEEAAKPAEEAGISVIKSPMVGTFYRAPSPDSPTFTDVGKKVGSESVVCIIEAMKVMNEIQAELSGTITEVLVENGEAVEYGQPLFKVKTA